CAGCATCACTGGACCCTGAGTGTCCATCTGAAAGGgagaacaaaagaaatcaatgtCTTGAAATCTAGactttgtcacagcagctcgtatacacaaggcAGATAAGATATTActtgtaaataacaaaatatatagaaaaaatgatgccatgctggtgttaaagagtctgacggCTGACTCCATagagtctagggggcagtccaggacagagctggccctcCTGACCAGTCTTTTCCTGCCCCACCATTTCTATTCAGCAGAGCTACGTCTCCATTCACTCACTGATTGATCGTCCATGGGCCTGTCGTCCGTCATCGGTTCCAGAACACTCTGAGGAACATTGCCTTCCTCATTGCGGCTGTTGCGAACAAACCACCATTGTTTGGCTTTCTGAACCACCTGTAAAAAGGCCAAAGAACTGAGTGTCTCAAGCACCTGAACATTAATACCGACAGTGATGACAGCTATCATTGTGAATGTGGTAAATATAAAGGTTGAATTCTGAGTAATGTAGTGTGAAGATTTAAACACTTCATTAAGATGGACGACAGCCAGACTTGGTTGCTCTGGTGCAGTTATACGACTAGATATTTGTACCcaattttctctctgtcaatGAACTGTAGTGCTCTTATCATCTGGAAACAtaccagataaaaaaaaaataaatcctaaacAAGAAAGTATGAATTTATTAACACCATGTGATTAGTTCTAATAGATAATTACTTTGTTATTTGATAAAGGCTTCCAGCAAGTGTTACTACATGTAGTCTATTTTAATTTGTTGAGCTGAAAAgcctcctctgcatttttggtAATTTGTTCATTGAAGTTTATGCTGCTAAAGAACAAGCAAACAGGTTTTTAAACAAAAGTCAAGTGGCTTTACGGACAACTGTTTAGTAACTGTTATAAAAAAtaggatttatactggggtttagatgttttgatcatataatgtgtgtttcctgttttttgcatgtctcatgcacttcccttatttggactgtgttttgctgaggatggcagggagagatatcagtagttcaaggacaggagagacaaggacgtgagaaacaggcctgagaagtgtcatttttaaTACATAACGTTCATTGTTtagcagactcatcagtgaggaaggagtctgagacagcccatttaaaaaatgtataagaaccaactgaaTAGGTTCTTCAGGTAAcccttctgtgtgttgcactgttaaacgctccttcttgtacaagaataataaattcaacttaaactttgaaacttttaaTCCAGTCCTCCCTATTCAAGGGTCCTTCCTTAAAAATTCTTGTAACAGTAACTACGGCAGATTGTGTTAGTGGAgtgtcagaaaacaaacaccgGTGCCAGTAACTTTCACACCTGTTGACCTGGTGTGAAAATAATCTCACATCATCATGTACTGAAAAATATTCTCATAATTGCACAGCTGTGTTGGATAAATACAAAGATAACACTAGATAAAGTTTGTATTTCTGGGTATGCTGGTTATTGCAGTGTGTTCATCATCTCACCTGAACTACATCGCCCTTCATAACACTCAGCTCTTGGTTGTTCTTGGCCATGAAGTTGTACATGACCCGCATGTAGAGGGGTGGCTCAGTGGGactgaaacagcagcagacacacaattTGTGACTTCGATATGCACAGTATGAAGCCCAGTGAGTACTGACCTGAAACATGTTTGCAACAAGAGTGAACATAAAGCCGTATTTACTGCGGTGTAATAACACTTACTGTGCTTGCATTGGTGGTGGTGAACCCCATGGACCATTGGTCATAGGCtgtaaaagacataaaatgcaGCATGATGAAACTGAACACTTGTAATAATGGTTTCGCTTCTTAGTTGTCTCATGTTGCTTTGAAAACTTGCACATTAAAGGTACTGATTGCCAGATGGTGGCAGTGATCATGATTGTAATAGCACTTAAAAATAGGTAGGGCTGATTAATTTAATCCCAGCAGAGTGTCAACATACTTCACTAAAGCTAATGGATAATGGTTACTGAGgtgctgaaaacaacaacatagtTCACTCGCAATGTAATCTACCATATGGTAAAACTAATTTAGCAACATCTGGATGTTTAGCTGTAAAAGGTAACCTAATATTTCTACTCCAGCAGGTTTTAAACATAATGTGTAACAAGTAACTGTCAGTACCTGTTCAGGATGCTGGTCAGGTGGGAAGTGCTGGCTGTTGCTCCTGCTTAATGCACCATTCTGGTGAGGCATAGGTGATGCACGTGCACGCATGGGTGAGGGGGGAGGCGGCTGCCAGCCATCATAGAACTCTGGGATGTAAGGTGGGACATCTTCCGGCCATTTTGACCTGTGAGGTGACCAGTTGACAAATTGTTAGCTGACAAGCGTTcacaacaaacaatacaaacagaACAGGAGAAGTCCTCATGTAGCTGCATCAACTTCTCTGATTGACAGATAGGTGCCAGTGCAGATGGCttgactgccaacatggcggcggccagagccacagattttgagctttaaaacagctcttcagaaacctaagGGTCACGTCACGCATACGCCGtgcattctttatactgtcagtggcaGTGAAGGACCACAGGTTAGAGTCAAAACTGTATCGCAGCAGCAAGGACTTAAccttttgtacatggggtgcacACTCTTCCAAATGAGCCGCAAGGGCACCTCGTATTAGTATTTTGAGCACAAAATCACTTTCTAATAAAACATCCTTTATTAGGAGTTTATAAACTGAAGTTAAATGAGTAGTTTATGCTAGCTCTAAATAGTTCAATGAGATGATAccactcatgtctgtacagtaaatgtgaagCTGAATGCTTAGCATACAGACTGAAAACATCTTGCAAAGGTAGAAAATTAGCTCACTAATAAACATGTCATATGTTGTTCGTTTAATGCATACAAAAAGTGTAAAGGGTTATATTGACTATTTCTTAGCCCAGCACAGTGACTTACTGGAATCACTTTACTGACTGTGATTTTATGATTGTTGTCACCTTTGGACAAAGACAGGACAGTTGCTACTGTCTTCAGTCTTTATTGTAAGCCAAGCTAACCAGATTTAATGAATATACATAATACTGTCTCCAATCTtctcatatatataatataatataatgaaataagCTTATTAAAaagtgttaattaaaaaaagaacctCTGGGTTGCTAGGTTTGTAACTCTGACTAATGTTTATCTAATCTTTTGAGATGTTAATGAATGGATTAAGTCCatactctctcttttctctcacaaaTGATGTGGTTAGACAGTCCGTTGTagtggaaaaacagaaagcaagTGTCCTGCTGCAGGACTTCTAACAACCTGGCAACCCTGAAGTTGTACTTATTTATGCTGACCATAAAGTGTttgtaaattaataattaattcatgtaACCTTTCACAGTATTTCCTTGTTGACAGCTGCCAAACATTACGGCTCAGGtagagtttagagttttttagagtttatagtttatatctTAAAACATACTGGCATGGTTTCACATtactgtttagtttgtttgtctttcttctaTAGGACACAAACTCTGACCTATATTTACATATAGCAAACAAGTTTGGGCGTGCCAGCAAAGGTATGTACACTTACAATCAGAGGGCCATATATGACGGGTAATGAGCTTTATAAAAACACTTATGTAAGTGTGTGAGGGTTACAAAGGCCATCATATTTTCTGGAATTGTCTCTCTGTGGCCCCATTTATGTAAAAAGAAAGTATCCTAGAGGGTGAGTTTTGTGTCCAGTTAGCACATATTTATCACTTTCATTTATCTTTTAACAGAAAAACTAATCCAAAgtaaataacaaacaataaataaatccataaatgaGGCCCTACCTCTGGACATTCCAGCTATCTCCCAGAGATCTCCACAACTGGTCCTCCTCCGGGTCGACGACCTGACTGAGCAGCCGCAGGGCCGGCACTGTCAGCAGGGGAGAGACCACACTGGGAGGTATGTCTAGAGGATACTGAGGTACTACCTGTGGAAACATGGAAGTAAGCATCAACTGTTCACAAAACGAAGCAAATGTGAGTCAATAGTAAGTTTAGAGGAGCTCACAAAGGCCAAACTATTGAAGAAGATGTGGACAAAGTCAGGAGCAGTGGGGCCGTTCAGTGACCCGTCAAGCTGGCCCTGGAATATAAAGAGTATCTACGTTCAAATCAACACATTAGAGCattcatttaaagtcttttaaaaacCACTTTGCCTCatttgttgttaaagattttaaagaaatatttaccAGTAGATTGAATCCATATTTCACTTTCTGAAGAAAGGAGACATATTCCTCCCACGGTGGCAGAATCACGACTGGTGCTTCTGCAGAAAaaatcagacacaaacatcaaacGTAGCAGTACAATTCTTCTCCAGTAAATACATGTGCCCAAAtaaactgtggaaaaaaaggatATTAccatttttctttgattttgtcttcttcttcttcttcttcttgctcatGTCCTGTTCTTGTGAAGGTGCATTTGCTGCAGCAGACACTTTGATCGTGAAGAACTCAACATCATTCAAAACATGGTTAAAAATTTCCTGTCAGAAGGAGCACAGGCATGAATGATTAGACAACATCTGTGTTAATTTATCTCTGATATAATCCACAATTCATAACTTATAGTTCAATTAccgtgtttctctctgtgtctggaGGCTCAACTGGTGAAGGGGGCTCTGGTCTGCGGTGTACATCATGAAAATCAGGATGCTGCATCATTGGTTCTGGAGAGAAGGTCATTGGAGGCGGCATATGCTCTActacaaaacaaatatcattGTGATTTTATAGTTGAACTTTGCAAGAACATATGCTTACAACAGATCAGATCAAGTCATACCTGGTTCTCTCCACTTTGGAGGTGGATGGTCTGGTACTGGTGGGGCTTGGGGTCTGTCTTGCTGCCTAGGAGGAGGCCCAGCGTGCCGGAAACTTTCCCGAGTATGTTGCCCGATTATATTCTCAAGATTAATCCTGAGAACAATCAATAGACAGTTCATGCATTTTACTGCTCACTTTATTAATGTGACTTTGTCTTATGTAATGTTGTGACATTGTACCTGATGTCAAACTGGTCTCTCCGTGGATCCACATCATCATCTCCTTTTTGGACTGCCTTATCCAGATCACTCTTGATGAGCTCCGCCTGGTGAAACACACCTGCTTTAAATCAAACTCTTACatgacagcagcaaaaacagCTTGTAATGAGACAGATATAATGCTCTCAGAGAGTGACACACGCCAACATAACTAACACGCCCTCTTCCTTTCTCCAGAGCATCAGGAGGTCAAAGTTCTGACATGACATGTGACTCACCCCAGTCTCCTCACACTGGAACATGAAGACCTGAGGAGAGCGTTTGTTGCGTTCTTGTACAGTTACTGCCAGCAGAGAGTTGTAGGCGCAGCTGTCCAGAACAGCCGTGACTTGCTTAATATCACTAAAAGGCAGCGCGTCTAATTCTGCCTGTAGAGCCAGAACAAACAGGACAAATGTTCAGATCACAGCTATGTGATTCATACACAGAATCACACAAGTatgtttgttcttattctcTAATATCTCTAAGtaaatgtctaaataaatgtctgtctATGACTGAGTGAGAAAACACCAAGAACAATGATGAACACAAGTCCAGAACTTTATCGTTATATCCCTTACAATACACCAAAAATAAATgcttgtacatttaaaaaatctaaataaattaaaaatctgtttgtatAATGCATATTAAAGCTTTCATCACCTCCTTGTTTCAGCTACAGCTCATTAGAGACCGTCAACATTTTTCCTGTTCATgcacaaattaaacattacTTTTAAGTATCtaattttgtaaataaacataGTGTaagatgagatttttttttttgtgaagacTTATCTTCATTACCTTATTTTG
The sequence above is drawn from the Larimichthys crocea isolate SSNF chromosome XV, L_crocea_2.0, whole genome shotgun sequence genome and encodes:
- the eps8l3b gene encoding epidermal growth factor receptor kinase substrate 8-like protein 3b isoform X1; protein product: MFGGHTRPFSYSPGFTQEDLPQQRRLRETAYQQDDFRGSPLRQSMSRPSAKSIYIQRKEYSETLNKQSNSFHSRVEHLFTCELDGQDMKTVNDCVAKLKRLDAKGRLWPQDMFLEVQRGHVVLSDIETKAELDALPFSDIKQVTAVLDSCAYNSLLAVTVQERNKRSPQVFMFQCEETGAELIKSDLDKAVQKGDDDVDPRRDQFDIRINLENIIGQHTRESFRHAGPPPRQQDRPQAPPVPDHPPPKWREPVEHMPPPMTFSPEPMMQHPDFHDVHRRPEPPSPVEPPDTERNTEIFNHVLNDVEFFTIKVSAAANAPSQEQDMSKKKKKKKTKSKKNEAPVVILPPWEEYVSFLQKVKYGFNLLGQLDGSLNGPTAPDFVHIFFNSLAFVVPQYPLDIPPSVVSPLLTVPALRLLSQVVDPEEDQLWRSLGDSWNVQRSKWPEDVPPYIPEFYDGWQPPPPSPMRARASPMPHQNGALSRSNSQHFPPDQHPEQPMTNGPWGSPPPMQAHPTEPPLYMRVMYNFMAKNNQELSVMKGDVVQVVQKAKQWWFVRNSRNEEGNVPQSVLEPMTDDRPMDDQSMDTQGPVMLDHNSSPAEVRAWLEYKGFSRITVSSLGVLTGRLLLGMSKNEIRTVCPEEGGKVFFQLQGIKSSIALASEPSGMYNGRY